CAGGCGGAAGTAATGCAGGTCAGATTGTGCGGGCAATTCGAGCGGGGGATGGCGCTCCTCTTTCAAGGCGATGCCGCGAATCGCGCGGGTGGCCAGGCTCTGGGGCATGAGCTTGAATTTGTCGCCGTCTTCCACGTAGCGTCCCAGGAGGAGCGGGTCCAGCTTGGACTTAATGCCCAGGTAATAGGCGTTGGGCTGGGCCAGGTGCTCGGGCAGGAGGGTTGCGGTTAAAATGCCGTTGAGCTCTTTGAAAGCCAATTTGAGGTAGCTTGGCGCCACGGCTCCGCGGAGGAACGAGCGGATTTTGGATGAAAGCTCCTTAAAGACCGGCAGCGGATTATCGTGGTCGTATGGAGAGGCATCGAATTCGTCCCGGTCCGGGTGCAAGGCGGCCAGTTCGCCCAGGAGCCCGCGAAATTCGACATACATCAGGAACGGTGTTGCGTTCTGGGCTTGAAACAGGGAAGGCAGCCGGCCACTTGCGCGGTTCAAGGTGGTCAGTCGCATCAATTGCTCGAACTGGACTCCGCGCATGGTTTCGAGGCTGAAGCCGCCCCGGGCCAACTGGACGACCAATTCCTTGCGGCTGGCCTCGACCTGGCTGACGAGGTCTCGCACGATCTCCCGCAGCACAGGCGAACCGGAAAGCAGAAAGCAGGGGGGGACATACTCGGGGTCCTGGCGAGGCAGGCCGACCTCATCGCCGGCAGCGCGCAAGACCCGCATCAGAGGGAGCAGTTCCATATCTGCGGTATCCTCGTGCTCGAACATGAGGCGCGAGTTAATTTTGCGGATCTGGACGGGCTTGGGGTTCTCGCCGGTATTTTCGTCGGTACACTCGACCTCGCCGATGCGGTAGAGGAGTTTGGCGCGGGTGTCGGAGTCAGGGCCGATTTTGACGGTATTGGCGCGGGCGTTTTGCCATAAGGGGACACCGAGGAAAATCCGGAAGCCAGCGGCGCTCTTGGCGAGGGCCTGTTTGATATCGAGCGAGGGCAACTCGGCCATATCGGGGTAATCGATGATTTGGCCGCTGGGCATAATGGCCCGGAGACGGTCGAAGCGAATCCGCATGTTCTCGAGTTCAT
This sequence is a window from Verrucomicrobiia bacterium. Protein-coding genes within it:
- the tssK gene encoding type VI secretion system baseplate subunit TssK, coding for MSVEIHWHEGLFLQPHHLQRMQKGVQENVQSERKLAWSYPYGLIEARLSRDELENMRIRFDRLRAIMPSGQIIDYPDMAELPSLDIKQALAKSAAGFRIFLGVPLWQNARANTVKIGPDSDTRAKLLYRIGEVECTDENTGENPKPVQIRKINSRLMFEHEDTADMELLPLMRVLRAAGDEVGLPRQDPEYVPPCFLLSGSPVLREIVRDLVSQVEASRKELVVQLARGGFSLETMRGVQFEQLMRLTTLNRASGRLPSLFQAQNATPFLMYVEFRGLLGELAALHPDRDEFDASPYDHDNPLPVFKELSSKIRSFLRGAVAPSYLKLAFKELNGILTATLLPEHLAQPNAYYLGIKSKLDPLLLGRYVEDGDKFKLMPQSLATRAIRGIALKEERHPPLELPAQSDLHYFRLDRTASERMWQQVASEKSTTIRWTGSELDWSGAEFTLYMTVPSGAPKP